In Lodderomyces elongisporus chromosome 1, complete sequence, the DNA window ATTTCTAGTAGTCGATATCGACTTGGCCATATTGCGTATGATGAGTTCCCAGTCGAGAACTATAACGGAGTGCATTTGCTTGACATTAATTGTCTCATTTTGCATGCAAATGGTCTCGAACGCCAACAATGCTCTTCTCAAATTCCGATTGCTAACCGTTGCCACTTGCTCGTAAAATCCAGTGAGAGCTTGTTGATCGGTGGAAGAGAACTTCACCTTCTCTTCTTGAGCGACATCATGCAAAATCAGACTGATTTCCGCCACAGATGGACTAGGTATCCTCACCAATAAGGTTCTTGATTTAATGGGCGCAATTATATTGGAGATTGAGTTACAAACAAGGATTAATCTAATGTTTGACGAGTATTTCTCCATTGTCCTTCTCAATGCTGCTTGTGCATCCCTACTTAAACTATCAGCTTCATTGATAATCACCACTTTGAATCTGTGTCTCTTGCTGCTTTGGTTACCAAAATCAACTTGTTCTGTTGATGCCACGTCTTTCAATAAATCCTGAATCACAACACGGTCATTGTTTCCCATATCGGAAGGAGTAATCTCCAAATGATGTGGAGAGCTTAGCACATTAAACTCCAACTTACGATTTGAAGGTGTGGTGAATGTCTTTACGTCA includes these proteins:
- the RFC5 gene encoding Replication factor C (RF-C) subunit (BUSCO:EOG09263OQH): MSLWVDKYRPKTLAQLSYHKDITQNLQALSKSGDFPHLLVYGPSGAGKKTRIYATLHAIFGVSVEKLKIDVKTFTTPSNRKLEFNVLSSPHHLEITPSDMGNNDRVVIQDLLKDVASTEQVDFGNQSSKRHRFKVVIINEADSLSRDAQAALRRTMEKYSSNIRLILVCNSISNIIAPIKSRTLLVRIPSPSVAEISSILHDVAQEEKVKFSSTDQQALTGFYEQVATVSNRNLRRALLAFETICMQNETINVKQMHSVIVLDWELIIRNMAKSISTTRNVANLAKLRTATYELLSHCIPARTILKGLLFELIKLEKGKTKLIAEIVKIASIFDERLSLGTKSIFHIEGFIAKSMVAIDDLS